Genomic segment of Candoia aspera isolate rCanAsp1 chromosome 2, rCanAsp1.hap2, whole genome shotgun sequence:
TAGTCCACTTCTTTCAGGCAAATGGGCTTTACCTTGTTGGACTCTAATTCACAATACCTCTAGCAAGGATGGCCATAAGCCAGCATATCTCAAGAATACtagtttgggaaaggctgatacAGGCCATTAATAATAAGATACTACATCTTTCAGAAGTCATCCCATGTAAGTTTACAGTAGAGTCCCCTACATATTAAATGCAAGTCCTATagaattcagtggaacttactgTTTGTGGACAAGTCTTAATTATTCTTCAAATACCTTAAATAGGAAAATGGAATTGAAATTGGAAGTTTTCAGGAGACACAAAGCTTACAGAAACATTCTTCAAACAAACACCAGGACTACAATCCTGTAACTACACAAAACGATTTGCAATGAAAAACACAAAGGTCCCAAACCAGGTATCTCTTGCTGGGGTATTTCTGCACAGGAACTACAGTTCTCAGGATTTATCTAATCTCACCATGTTGGCtggttttgtgagctgcactgatttATTTTGGGCTCTGTGCCATTTTCTTGGGAGCAAAGTTGTTTTCCTTTGGATTGCTGTAGCTTTGCAGAGATTGGGGGTCATCCATTTTCCTTGGGTGTAAGGCCAGGCTTACGTTTTCTTCCTTATCAAATAGGTTCTACATTAGTATATAAAGGGTTTAGAAATGGTTCCACTTACATCTAAGTTATAGGAGACCTAACGTACTACAGATAATGTTTGTATTTCAGGACAGAActtcatctctttctctttctctctctttgcttaTACAAACTCTAAGAAAACAGGGAATACAGTAAGTAGTTGAAAAATTACTTTCAACTGAGAAATGGATTGTTCTCAAATGGCAGCAAAACACCCAGCTATCATAAAATATCATCACTGTGATATTTCCTCCTCCTAATAGCATACCCAGGCCGATGAAACTAATCAAAAGAGACACCACCTTGCTCAAGACTACACATGCCTATAGGAAACTGATTGtcagttggaaaagaaaaatggttaatttGGGGAGGAATGAAACACCCCATTTAAATACCTGCCTACAACAGAACTAGGCAATTTGACATCCTTCCAGCTGGATTTAAATTCCCAACAGCCTCTGGGTGCTAAGGGCAAGGGATTCTGGGAACTACAGATAAAAGCAGAAGAGGTCACCACAGTATTCATCCCTGTCTGACTTGAGTCTGGCTCTTTTTCTAGAAGAGCACAATATGCTGTAACATTTTGCTGCAGAACACAGAAAGCTGATAAATGATCCCATTCCACAATTTCCATGCAACAGAGAACACAAAAGATTTTTGGCAGAGTGACAAAGTTCCCATGAAATTCAAATATTTGCACCAGAAAGTTATACTGAATGGCTGTGCAACTGCTGCATAATGGACAAATACAGGGGAATTATTTAACAACATGCCCCATTTCTTGCTAAAGAGCTATTTCCCCATTGCTTGGAAAACATACTTAGTTTTGCAACAGATTTTACTCTTCTGTGCtaaaatggaaagagaagagccaatttttaaattgattttgttGAAATAATGGCAAAATAATGTTATAAATGCTTGTTGCTATTTAACACAATTATATTCATGATGCTTACCTTTAAGTTCTTTCTTAgactccccccacttttttttttaagtcaacttTTAATTGCTTGATCCTAATTTCTTGCATTTCTCAATGCACTGTAAAGGATAATTGTCTAAATTAgcgtttctcatccttggcaactttaagacgtgtagacttcaactcctagaattgcatatgctggctggggaattctgggagttgaagtccacacgtcttaaagttgccaaggttgaaaaaccctagTCTAAATTGTGACTCACCCCTCCAAAGAGATATATCAGAATAGTATTTTAAGAAAGAACTCCACATGAAAAAGGCAATTTGAAGAGGCTTCCACATAGACACACAGCAAAAGTCCATTTAATAGGAACCCTTTGGAGGATCCATATATGCTGGGTTATAAGGCGGCTGAACTGCAGGAGCTCCAGCACCagctgtaaaacaaacaaacaagcatagcATGTTAGTGCTTTTCCACAGcttatctttttatatttatttgtgcatATTTCTTAGATTTTCATTACAAGTGCCAATGCCCGTATACTTATGAAATCAAGGAGGATCTCTAACTTAATCTGTAAGAACTGCAAATTCAGATTGCAGAATGAAGCTTATTAAAGTGCATTCACAATTCATTTCCTTTGTAGGAGGGTACATTTAAAAAGGAATGAACTGAATATCCAAGAACTCGGAAAGCAAATCTGCATCTCTGGTCTTCTGATCTTGCTATTTCAGtggtgttgttgttttccttcttgTCCACGAGGACCCTTTGTTCTTCTGTCATAGAAGACAATGCAAATATGTTGCACGGAGTGCTCTGAAAGATGTCTATGTGGGAGCCTTATTCCTATACTGGGAAAAGAAGCCTCCCCTGGCGGGCCAAGGTGTCCTCCAAGTAGATCATCTTCCATATTGATTATTGGGTTGGTTATCTGTTGCTAGTAGAACAGCACTCCTTCTATACCTGAAATGTTTAGGTTGTTGCGTCCTTCTTCTCCCCAACGTTATTGCTCCGTGGAGATTTATAGGTACTCTGGTCTCCCTCTGGCTGCCTGGTAAACTTTGTGTAGGAAATGACATTGCTAGGTCTCTGATAATCCTTAAAGGGAGGCTTTGCTTTCATAAAGTTCAAGCAAAGCACCTTCTTGAAGATCTTCCATGAAGCAAACCTTCTAGACTGGGATGCCTCAGCAAACACTGTAGGCAAGGCTGCAGAGTGCATCAAACCAATCCTGTAGTATGTCTCAAAGCAGCCTGCCCTGAAGCCCCCTTCCTGTAAACCAAGGCTCTTCCAGGCAGTGGCTTCAGTGCCTGAGGAATTCTGCAGCCTGTGCTGAAGATGTCCAAGCTAGAAGCATTTTGGCCAGTAGTGAGAGAGGTTTAAGGGGAAATTTCTACCACAGCATGGCTGTTCAACTGCTCCACCATGTTCTTTGGGAAAGGTGACCACGCATATCATGTCACCAGTGGAATTAAACCATCAGTAAGAAAGGCATTTCAACCAGACAGCCTTAGAAGATTTTACAGAGAAATCATGGCTTGTTTGTATTAAGGAAACTGAGTTCCCCAAGACAGCAAGCATGAATAATATATAATTTGGGGCTGGACATATTTTGAAAAGGAAGACTACTATGAGCAAGAGAAAAACTTGCCTAAATATACTTCCACTACCACAcgtccattttctttttctttttagcagtTTCAGCACATCTCCCCACTCGTCCTTCCTTACCTGCCACTGTTTCATGGTATGGCGGTGGCCCCACAGGCTGCGTGGGATAGGGAGGAGGGTACTGGGTTGGGTAGGGTGCTGCTGGCATTCCAAGCTGGGGCTGCACCGGCAGCGGATTGTATCCTTGGTAGGCTCCTCCAGGATAAGCAGCTGGTATCCCAGGCTGTTGAGGATAGGGCACCTGCACTACAGTTGTGGCTGTGGTCACAACAGCTGTAAAATACAAGGAGGCTGTTTAGGAAGGAATCAGGGCACGAacgtggtcgctaggagtcaggGCATCtaggtggtcactaggagtcgaaaacaacttgacggcacatagtcagtcagtcagggCAGGAAGGAAACCCAACATTTCCCCTCTCCCctcttgtactgtttttattacttggcTGCTGCTTTTCAAATCACTTTCAAGCACCTTCACTTTAGAGACTTCCTACCACATGCCTGAGGTAGAAAAGGAAACTTAGCCTTCCTCCCACCAGAAACGTTACTTCTGCAAAAAGGCACATCAAAAGAACGTGTCCGATTTTCTGGTATCTTACGTCCTATATCTGCTGATTTGTCCAGATGCTTAGAAACTGTAAGCCAACCTTTCCAACTTTATTCAGGCATGTCAAGACTACAGTGCCCAGAGTTCCCTGCAAGCACGATCACTGAAATCTCCCAGCTCCCGGTGATTTCTGAGAATTATAGTCCCAGGTTAAATAAGGCCACATGGCACAATAAGGCTGAATTCCCTTAAGTCTGTCACGTGCAGAGAACCAATGAAAACAGCAGTTCTGATGACTGAGGTCACTGTTCATTCCTGGTTCAGCCTCTGATCTAATGCTAGTTACACTTTAAATGAGTGGCTTTTCACCTATTTTAAAGGCAACACTTCCAGAGAGCATTCTGCTGTGACCACCTTTTGTCCCAGCACGCTCGACAACATCACCCGCACTTTTCCTTAAACAAAGCAACAATACAGTCAGGGAGGACACTTACGCTGCGGTCTCCTTCGGCAAGCTTTATACAGGCAGCAACATGAGCAGGTGAAGCAGAGAATGATGGTTACTACGAACAGGATGAAAATTGAAACGCCAATCGCTATAATTGTCCCACTGAAAAACATTGGGAATGCAGTTGTCCACATTAAAGGCTTTAGAAAGTAGCCCATTACACCCAAGAACACTTTGCTATTCTAAACGcaaacaaaaatgaacaccatGTTTGGTTAGGACTGAAATGCAGATTTGTTCACGGTTAAACTCAATCTACTCAAGGGTAGTTTTGCTTACTACcaagggaagtaaaaaaaaaatgaaaatcaagatGCCAGGCCTGAGGGCACCACAAAAGTTTCACCCCGTTGAAAA
This window contains:
- the SHISA5 gene encoding protein shisa-5 isoform X2, with protein sequence MAFAWSPLWSLCALVGLLLPPGGSSEYCEAYEDSDGHWHSQKDCMFFCCGTCDDRYCCSNAFEKNNQFLCSRTLLRSGTIIAIGVSIFILFVVTIILCFTCSCCCLYKACRRRPQPVVTTATTVVQVPYPQQPGIPAAYPGGAYQGYNPLPVQPQLGMPAAPYPTQYPPPYPTQPVGPPPYHETVAAGAGAPAVQPPYNPAYMDPPKGSY
- the SHISA5 gene encoding protein shisa-5 isoform X1, with protein sequence MAFAWSPLWSLCALVGLLLPPGGSSEYCEAYEDSDGHWHSQKDCMFFCCGTCDDRYCCSNAFEKNNQFLCSRTLLRSIFPAFKPEAVKLDPDFEELYPSGPGGTIIAIGVSIFILFVVTIILCFTCSCCCLYKACRRRPQPVVTTATTVVQVPYPQQPGIPAAYPGGAYQGYNPLPVQPQLGMPAAPYPTQYPPPYPTQPVGPPPYHETVAAGAGAPAVQPPYNPAYMDPPKGSY